The following coding sequences lie in one Silene latifolia isolate original U9 population chromosome 5, ASM4854445v1, whole genome shotgun sequence genomic window:
- the LOC141657447 gene encoding uncharacterized protein LOC141657447, with translation MSGLSPFQLLEINLISAQDIAKVSRNMRTYAIAWVHPDRKLTTRVDTSGGTNPTWNDKFVFRVDGQFLKSDTSAIMIEIYALHWFKDVHVGTVRVLVGNLIPPQTRSLNQNHIGMRFVALQVRRPSGRPQGILNVGVTVLDSTMRSMPLYTQLSASAVGYQQLMGQYNQKPGGTSTNKESTMVQLRRTKSEKSTILDLGDDNDNDFNLPKPSNSIINGADMGSIIGKKGNKLIYYDKPLSIVDGGDVASNLSLAVKLKAQEGKAVSMLSYSSSTKRGAARKAANTRSDIGVPPLLRKDYNSTRANGKNNDKNGTKPKHNWLPPIDNNNNNNKKKQADYRGYPITKDFAAGSVWSESEVGPSPSEVAAAIAEDNRYRQYDEGRSSIMMDEKRSNNESEGVRTKLERWRTEMPPLYDYGYTTDSSSTIFPAKKHSRRHTDGGGKFSCFSNICGLECTIVCGKGDTSNTNKNKKGNSNNNNNGKYVARAPSLDSVSTYF, from the coding sequence ATGTCGGGTTTGTCGCCTTTTCAACTCTTGGAAATAAATCTAATATCAGCGCAAGACATAGCAAAGGTGTCACGAAACATGCGCACGTATGCGATTGCATGGGTGCACCCAGATCGTAAGCTCACAACTCGGGTGGATACTAGTGGCGGAACCAATCCGACATGGAACGACAAGTTTGTTTTTCGTGTGGACGGTCAATTTCTGAAATCGGATACATCAGCCATAATGATTGAAATATACGCTCTTCATTGGTTTAAGGATGTACACGTGGGAACGGTACGTGTTCTTGTAGGTAATCTAATACCGCCACAAACACGTTCCCTTAATCAAAACCACATTGGTATGCGATTCGTTGCACTTCAAGTAAGACGTCCATCAGGGCGACCTCAAGGAATACTCAACGTTGGTGTGACGGTCCTTGATAGTACAATGCGTAGTATGCCATTGTACACCCAGCTTAGCGCCTCAGCCGTTGGGTATCAACAATTGATGGGTCAGTATAATCAAAAGCCAGGCGGAACTAGCACCAATAAAGAATCAACCATGGTGCAATTGCGTCGTACTAAAAGTGAGAAAAGCACCATTCTTGACCTTGGTGATGACAATGATAACGATTTTAACCTTCCAAAGCCAAGTAATTCAATCATCAATGGTGCCGATATGGGGTCTATAATCGGCAAAAAGGGTAATAAATTGATTTACTATGATAAACCATTATCCATAGTAGACGGTGGAGATGTAGCGTCCAATCTAAGCCTAGCCGTGAAATTAAAGGCACAAGAAGGAAAAGCAGTCTCAATGCTTAGCTATTCATCGTCAACAAAGCGTGGGGCAGCCAGAAAGGCTGCCAATACTCGGTCTGACATAGGTGTTCCGCCATtgttaaggaaagattacaactcaACAAGGGCAAATGGTAAAAACAATGACAAAAATGGTACAAAACCAAAGCACAATTGGTTACCACCaatcgataacaacaataataataacaagaagAAACAGGCGGATTACAGAGGTTACCCGATAACAAAGGACTTTGCAGCAGGGTCAGTATGGTCTGAATCAGAAGTGGGGCCGTCCCCATCAGAAGTTGCTGCTGCCATTGCTGAGGACAACAGGTACAGACAGTATGACGAGGGTCGAAGCTCTATAATGATGGATGAAAAAAGGAGTAATAATGAAAGCGAAGGAGTAAGAACGAAACTGGAAAGATGGAGAACAGAGATGCCACCATTGTATGATTATGGGTATACAACAGATAGTAGTAGTACCATATTTCCTGCAAAAAAACACAGTCGAAGACATACTGATGGTGGAGGTAAATTCTCATGTTTTAGCAATATTTGTGGCTTGGAATGCACTATAGTTTGTGGTAAAGGGGACACTAGTAACACCAACAAAAACAAGAAgggtaatagtaataataataataatggtaaatACGTCGCTCGAGCTCCATCATTGGATTCGGTTTCGACATACTTTTGA
- the LOC141657446 gene encoding 3-isopropylmalate dehydratase large subunit, chloroplastic-like isoform X2, whose protein sequence is MTMATSSAINLPSSSFFQKDVGISAFSSNLPQFLASSNCTKEISTTKYTRIVSVMAPQQSQRSPSATGSVKNAMTMTEKILARASEKTQLNPGDNVWVNVDVLMTHDVCGPGAFGIFKKEFGQNAKVWDREKIVIIPDHYIFTSDERANQNVDILRDYAKEQDIKYFYDITDLSDFKVNPDYKGVCHVALAQEGHCRPGEVLLGTDSHTCNAGAFGQFATGIGNTDAGFVLGTGKILLKVPPTLRFVMDGEMPDYLLAKDLILQIIGEISVAGATYKSMEFVGSTVESLTMEERMTLCNMVVEAGGKNGVVPADSTTYKYLEGKTTVPYEPVYSDGDARFLSEYRFDVSKLEPLVAKPHSPDNRALARECKDVKIDRVYIGSCTGGKTEDFLAVAEVFLASGKKVKVPTFLVPATQKVWVDLYTLPVPGSGGKTCAQIFEEAGCDTPGSPGCGACLGGPRDTYARMNEAQVCVSTTNRNFPGRMGHKEGQIYLASPYTAAASALTGFVTDPREFLH, encoded by the exons ATGACAATGGCAACATCTTCTGCTATtaatctaccatcttcatctttctTTCAAAAG GATGTGGGTATCTCTGCATTTTCATCCAATTTGCCCCAATTCCTAGCTTCATCAAATTGTACCAAGGAAATTAGTACTACTAAATATACGAGGATTGTTTCTGTGATGGCCCCACAACAATCTCAGCGCTCGCCTTCTGCTACTGGCTCC GTGAAAAATGCAATGACAATGACAGAGAAGATATTGGCTCGGGCATCCGAAAAAACGCAGTTAAACCCGGGCGATAATGTGTGGGTAAATGTTGATGTCTTGATGACCCATGATGTTTGTGGACCTGGTGCTTTCGGCATCTTCAAAAAGGAATTTGGGCAGAATGCTAAG GTGTGGGACCGTGAAAAGATTGTTATTATACCTGATCACTATATTTTTACGAGTGATGAACGCGCAAACCAAAATGTTGATATCCTTAGGGATTATGCAAAGGAGCAAGATATCAAATACTTTTATGATATAACAGATCTCTCTGATTTCAAGGTTAATCCTGACTACAAGGGAGTTTGCCATGTTGCTCTTGCCCAAGAGGGTCACTGTAGACCTGGAGAG GTATTGCTGGGAACTGATTCTCATACTTGTAATGCTGGAGCGTTTGGGCAATTTGCCACTGGAATAGGTAATACAGATGCTGGTTTCGTCTTGGGCACTGGAAAAATATTGTTGAAG GTTCCACCAACTTTAAGATTTGTAATGGACGGTGAAATGCCTGATTATTTGCTTGCAAAGGATCTGATTCTACAA ATTATTGGTGAAATATCAGTAGCTGGTGCAACCTATAAATCAATGGAATTTGTTGGATCCACTGTGGAAAGTTTGACA ATGGAAGAAAGAATGACACTTTGCAATATGGTTGTTGAAGCTGGTGGAAAGAACGGTGTCGTCCCTGCTGATTCTACCACATACAAATACCTCGAG GGCAAGACAACTGTTCCTTATGAGCCTGTTTATAGCGATGGAGATGCTAG ATTTCTCTCCGAATATCGTTTTGATGTCTCAAAGCTGGAACCTTTAGTGGCAAAG CCACACTCTCCGGACAATCGTGCGTTAGCAAGAGAATGCAAAGATGTCAAAATTGATAGAGTATATATTGGATCTTGTACTGGAGGGAAAACAGAAGATTTCCTGGCTGTAGCCGAAGTGTTTTTAGCTTCT GGAAAAAAGGTCAAAGTTCCCACATTCCTTGTTCCAGCTACACAGAAG GTCTGGGTGGACTTATACACCCTTCCGGTGCCTGGATCTGGTGGCAAGACCTGTGCTCAGATATTTGAAGAGGCTGGTTGTGATACGCCTGGCAGTCCAGGCTGTGGAGCTTGCCTTGGTGGCCCTAGAGATACATATGCACGAATGAATGAAGCACAG GTGTGTGTCTCGACTACGAATAGGAACTTCCCTGGGAGGATGGGACATAAAGAAGGGCAGATATATCTAGCTTCTCCATACACAGCAGCCGCTTCAGCCTTGACTGGTTTTGTTACTGATCCAAGAGAGTTCTTGCATTAA
- the LOC141657446 gene encoding 3-isopropylmalate dehydratase large subunit, chloroplastic-like isoform X1, with product MTMATSSAINLPSSSFFQKKDVGISAFSSNLPQFLASSNCTKEISTTKYTRIVSVMAPQQSQRSPSATGSVKNAMTMTEKILARASEKTQLNPGDNVWVNVDVLMTHDVCGPGAFGIFKKEFGQNAKVWDREKIVIIPDHYIFTSDERANQNVDILRDYAKEQDIKYFYDITDLSDFKVNPDYKGVCHVALAQEGHCRPGEVLLGTDSHTCNAGAFGQFATGIGNTDAGFVLGTGKILLKVPPTLRFVMDGEMPDYLLAKDLILQIIGEISVAGATYKSMEFVGSTVESLTMEERMTLCNMVVEAGGKNGVVPADSTTYKYLEGKTTVPYEPVYSDGDARFLSEYRFDVSKLEPLVAKPHSPDNRALARECKDVKIDRVYIGSCTGGKTEDFLAVAEVFLASGKKVKVPTFLVPATQKVWVDLYTLPVPGSGGKTCAQIFEEAGCDTPGSPGCGACLGGPRDTYARMNEAQVCVSTTNRNFPGRMGHKEGQIYLASPYTAAASALTGFVTDPREFLH from the exons ATGACAATGGCAACATCTTCTGCTATtaatctaccatcttcatctttctTTCAAAAG AAGGATGTGGGTATCTCTGCATTTTCATCCAATTTGCCCCAATTCCTAGCTTCATCAAATTGTACCAAGGAAATTAGTACTACTAAATATACGAGGATTGTTTCTGTGATGGCCCCACAACAATCTCAGCGCTCGCCTTCTGCTACTGGCTCC GTGAAAAATGCAATGACAATGACAGAGAAGATATTGGCTCGGGCATCCGAAAAAACGCAGTTAAACCCGGGCGATAATGTGTGGGTAAATGTTGATGTCTTGATGACCCATGATGTTTGTGGACCTGGTGCTTTCGGCATCTTCAAAAAGGAATTTGGGCAGAATGCTAAG GTGTGGGACCGTGAAAAGATTGTTATTATACCTGATCACTATATTTTTACGAGTGATGAACGCGCAAACCAAAATGTTGATATCCTTAGGGATTATGCAAAGGAGCAAGATATCAAATACTTTTATGATATAACAGATCTCTCTGATTTCAAGGTTAATCCTGACTACAAGGGAGTTTGCCATGTTGCTCTTGCCCAAGAGGGTCACTGTAGACCTGGAGAG GTATTGCTGGGAACTGATTCTCATACTTGTAATGCTGGAGCGTTTGGGCAATTTGCCACTGGAATAGGTAATACAGATGCTGGTTTCGTCTTGGGCACTGGAAAAATATTGTTGAAG GTTCCACCAACTTTAAGATTTGTAATGGACGGTGAAATGCCTGATTATTTGCTTGCAAAGGATCTGATTCTACAA ATTATTGGTGAAATATCAGTAGCTGGTGCAACCTATAAATCAATGGAATTTGTTGGATCCACTGTGGAAAGTTTGACA ATGGAAGAAAGAATGACACTTTGCAATATGGTTGTTGAAGCTGGTGGAAAGAACGGTGTCGTCCCTGCTGATTCTACCACATACAAATACCTCGAG GGCAAGACAACTGTTCCTTATGAGCCTGTTTATAGCGATGGAGATGCTAG ATTTCTCTCCGAATATCGTTTTGATGTCTCAAAGCTGGAACCTTTAGTGGCAAAG CCACACTCTCCGGACAATCGTGCGTTAGCAAGAGAATGCAAAGATGTCAAAATTGATAGAGTATATATTGGATCTTGTACTGGAGGGAAAACAGAAGATTTCCTGGCTGTAGCCGAAGTGTTTTTAGCTTCT GGAAAAAAGGTCAAAGTTCCCACATTCCTTGTTCCAGCTACACAGAAG GTCTGGGTGGACTTATACACCCTTCCGGTGCCTGGATCTGGTGGCAAGACCTGTGCTCAGATATTTGAAGAGGCTGGTTGTGATACGCCTGGCAGTCCAGGCTGTGGAGCTTGCCTTGGTGGCCCTAGAGATACATATGCACGAATGAATGAAGCACAG GTGTGTGTCTCGACTACGAATAGGAACTTCCCTGGGAGGATGGGACATAAAGAAGGGCAGATATATCTAGCTTCTCCATACACAGCAGCCGCTTCAGCCTTGACTGGTTTTGTTACTGATCCAAGAGAGTTCTTGCATTAA